The following proteins come from a genomic window of Phaeodactylum tricornutum CCAP 1055/1 chromosome 19, whole genome shotgun sequence:
- a CDS encoding predicted protein, with protein MVALLPPPTEGARLTFEQLSEEPPQAPPTETYEPEIFSGSRDPADVTVLPPVDTDMESAEEIPPVFLMRQENASQAYGLIAKPSISLDHHGAGWGCILFAIVYERINDTTFRAPQEANATYVAIKKLNKKVVAEYLRRGGEENPYKEIYRMQELGDNIHVLKCVEALQDEEFVYIITPRACATGTLRDLVPWLDTKTIDSSRARKIFIQILQILAYLELHNICHRDLSPDNFMFLTPTNLVVFDFALSLRMPSNADGQRALFAPQGNFGTRAYMEPTIFMDRVFDGVYSDLWSALVILYNLLTSQVLYEVPHPVDVRFRYFILAKALSSTPMNEMAVQAMIDIFGAEGSRQQQHHILSNAMANLNIGPAAMEIFEKCFRVSPAERWTLAQVIESKYIQQGDD; from the coding sequence ATGGTAGCTCTCCTCCCACCACCCACAGAGGGTGCGCGTTTGACCTTCGAACAGCTCTCGGAAGAACCCCCGCAGGCTCCCCCCACTGAGACGTACGAACCCGAGATCTTTTCTGGGTCGCGCGATCCAGCCGACGTGACGGTCCTTCCTCCAGTAGATACCGATATGGAATCTGCGGAAGAAATACCACCCGTGTTTCTCATGCGCCAAGAAAATGCTTCACAAGCTTACGGACTCATTGCCAAGCCTTCTATTTCGCTTGACCATCATGGTGCAGGATGGGGTTGTATTTTGTTTGCAATAGTTTACGAACGAATCAACGACACAACTTTTCGAGCACCGCAGGAAGCTAATGCTACTTATGTCGCCATCAAGAAACTCAACAAGAAAGTTGTTGCCGAATATCTCCGCCGAGGAGGCGAAGAAAACCCATACAAGGAAATCTACCGCATGCAGGAACTTGGAGACAATATCCATGTTCTCAAGTGTGTTGAAGCCCTCCAAGACGAGGAATTCGTTTACATTATCACACCCAGAGCTTGCGCTACTGGAACGCTGAGAGATCTAGTTCCATGGCTGGACACAAAAACCATAGATTCCAGTCGTGCACGAAAAATTTTTATTCAAATTTTGCAGATCTTGGCCTACCTTGAATTGCACAACATCTGCCATCGCGATCTATCCCCGGATAACTTTATGTTTCTGACACCCACGAACTTGGTTGTCTTTGATTTCGCCCTTTCCTTGCGAATGCCAAGCAATGCGGATGGGCAGCGAGCTCTTTTCGCTCCCCAAGGCAATTTTGGTACCCGAGCATACATGGAACCGACCATTTTCATGGACCGTGTATTCGATGGTGTCTACTCCGATCTGTGGTCCGCACTTGTCATTCTTTACAACCTCTTGACAAGCCAAGTCCTCTACGAGGTGCCCCATCCAGTCGACGTCAGATTCCGATACTTTATTTTGGCTAAGGCTCTATCGTCCACCCCGATGAACGAGATGGCTGTTCAAGCCATGATAGATATCTTTGGCGCTGAAGGAAGTcgtcaacaacagcaccaCATTTTGTCGAATGCCATGGCCAACCTGAACATTGGCCCAGCAGCCATGGAGATTTTTGAAAAGTGCTTTCGAGTCAGCCCAGCGGAACGATGGACGCTTGCTCAGGTTATCGAGTCTAAGTATATTCAGCAAGGTGATGACTGA
- a CDS encoding predicted protein has product MGSAKQVVRPPQRGIFPLDHYRECKGPMDQYLECLKEEKDLHHKCKDHSKEYLQCRMDRDLMSKENLDQLGFSKEAEVQNARE; this is encoded by the coding sequence ATGGGCTCCGCGAAGCAGGTAGTGCGTCCGCCGCAACGTGGAATTTTTCCGCTCGATCATTATCGAGAATGCAAAGGGCCTATGGATCAGTATCTAGAGTGcctcaaggaagaaaaggaccTGCACCACAAATGCAAAGATCATAGCAAAGAGTATTTACAATGCAGGATGGACCGAGATCTGATGTCGAAAGAAAATCTCGATCAGCTGGGCTTTAGCAAAGAAGCTGAGGTCCAAAACGCCAGGGAA